One genomic window of Paenibacillus xylanilyticus includes the following:
- a CDS encoding carbohydrate ABC transporter permease translates to MKYLKISNWGYSAQRIFIICAFSIIPLALLFTFAYLPVINMFKYSFTDWNGYSKRFDYVGFENYTRIFSDPEYFKVFIVSLYYFAATFIQMGLALYFATILSFKIRGKNFFKGILFFPYLLNGVAIGFIFLFFFKPDGTLDTLMQAVGLGQYTQLWLGNPNIINVSLAGASVWRYMGFNFIIFLGAISSIQKDVYEASDIDGANRWQQFRHIILPSITRILQLNLILAISGAISAFDIPYIMTDGSNGSETFVIQTVHLAFKYGKLGLASAMAVVLLFIVILVTLVQRVTMKGEE, encoded by the coding sequence ATGAAATACTTAAAGATTTCGAATTGGGGTTATTCAGCGCAGCGCATATTTATCATCTGTGCCTTCTCAATTATTCCGTTGGCACTGCTGTTCACGTTTGCTTATTTACCTGTCATTAACATGTTTAAATACAGCTTCACCGATTGGAACGGATACAGCAAAAGATTCGACTATGTTGGGTTTGAGAACTACACGCGGATCTTCAGTGACCCTGAATATTTCAAAGTGTTTATTGTCAGTCTCTACTATTTTGCTGCCACGTTCATACAGATGGGTCTGGCCCTATACTTTGCAACCATCCTGAGTTTCAAAATTCGAGGCAAAAACTTTTTCAAAGGGATATTGTTCTTCCCCTATCTGCTGAATGGCGTAGCCATCGGATTTATCTTCCTCTTTTTCTTCAAACCGGACGGTACCCTCGATACTCTCATGCAGGCGGTTGGACTTGGGCAGTATACACAGCTCTGGCTGGGGAATCCGAACATTATTAACGTGTCACTTGCAGGCGCATCCGTATGGAGATACATGGGCTTCAACTTCATCATCTTCCTCGGTGCGATCTCTTCCATTCAAAAGGATGTCTATGAAGCTTCGGATATTGACGGGGCCAATCGCTGGCAGCAGTTCCGCCATATCATCCTGCCGAGTATTACGCGTATCCTGCAGCTCAACCTGATCTTGGCGATTAGCGGCGCAATCAGTGCGTTCGATATTCCATACATTATGACCGACGGCTCCAACGGAAGTGAGACCTTTGTCATCCAGACTGTCCACTTGGCATTTAAGTACGGCAAACTGGGCTTGGCATCGGCAATGGCCGTTGTGCTGCTGTTCATCGTCATTCTCGTTACGCTCGTTCAGCGTGTGACCATGAAAGGGGAGGAATGA
- a CDS encoding ABC transporter substrate-binding protein, with translation MKKNKGWMLLLTMLLITSLLAACSSGGESSQAGEEISTDPADIKGEITVLTQRTDIVDTVFKDYAAAFNKEYPDVKVNFQSLADYEGQVKIRMSTKDYGDVLMIPTSVPIADIPDFFEPLGTYDELKDKYTGIEERMVDGQVYGIPTVITFSGIIYNKQVFKDAGITEVPKTPEQFQAALQLVKDNTDAIPLYTNYASGWALTQWESDLATVAGSVDYVNIDQPNTDENFVAGKPHYELYKVLYDAAKNGLIEKDPTTTDWESSKADLANGKIATMALGSWAITQIQGLTDTPDNIGFLPFPTNASEVVVPLAADYNIGMNVNSENKPAAKAWIDWFLAKSNYAVEQGGGMSADKNAELPPILDQYKDVTFSTLTPAKEGQEGLVDKIDNEGEIGLWQPDFKKRIIEAAIGNRSESYDDIMKDLNDKWVKARAELTK, from the coding sequence TTGAAGAAAAACAAAGGCTGGATGCTTCTGCTTACCATGCTGCTCATTACTTCACTACTCGCAGCTTGCTCTTCCGGAGGTGAATCTTCACAGGCAGGGGAGGAAATCAGCACAGATCCTGCGGATATCAAGGGTGAGATTACCGTTTTGACGCAGCGTACGGATATTGTGGATACCGTGTTCAAGGATTACGCAGCAGCATTTAACAAGGAGTATCCGGATGTCAAAGTAAACTTCCAGTCACTGGCCGATTACGAGGGCCAAGTGAAAATCCGGATGAGTACCAAAGACTACGGTGACGTGCTGATGATTCCGACCAGCGTACCTATTGCCGATATCCCGGACTTTTTTGAACCGCTGGGCACGTATGACGAGTTGAAAGACAAGTACACAGGGATTGAAGAACGTATGGTCGATGGCCAGGTGTATGGTATCCCTACCGTCATCACGTTCTCTGGAATTATCTATAACAAGCAGGTATTCAAGGATGCCGGCATTACAGAAGTGCCCAAGACGCCTGAGCAGTTCCAGGCAGCTCTCCAACTTGTGAAAGACAATACAGATGCAATTCCTCTGTACACCAACTATGCGTCCGGTTGGGCTTTGACGCAGTGGGAGTCCGATCTGGCGACGGTTGCAGGCAGTGTGGACTACGTTAACATTGATCAGCCGAACACGGATGAGAACTTTGTGGCCGGCAAGCCGCATTATGAACTGTACAAAGTGCTGTACGATGCTGCCAAGAATGGCCTGATCGAGAAGGATCCAACCACAACCGATTGGGAAAGCTCCAAGGCTGACCTTGCGAACGGCAAAATTGCAACGATGGCACTTGGATCATGGGCGATTACGCAAATCCAGGGCTTGACGGATACACCGGATAATATCGGATTCTTGCCATTCCCTACAAATGCAAGTGAGGTCGTCGTTCCGCTCGCCGCAGACTATAACATCGGCATGAACGTGAACAGCGAGAACAAGCCTGCTGCGAAAGCATGGATCGACTGGTTCCTCGCGAAATCCAACTATGCAGTTGAGCAAGGCGGAGGCATGAGCGCAGACAAAAATGCGGAGCTGCCACCCATTTTGGATCAATACAAGGACGTTACATTCTCCACATTAACCCCTGCCAAAGAAGGACAGGAGGGCTTGGTTGATAAAATCGACAATGAAGGCGAGATCGGCCTCTGGCAGCCGGACTTCAAGAAACGCATTATCGAAGCAGCCATCGGTAACCGCAGCGAATCGTATGACGACATCATGAAGGATCTGAATGACAAATGGGTGAAAGCGCGGGCAGAACTCACGAAGTAA
- a CDS encoding IS3 family transposase (programmed frameshift) translates to MAKFTNEQKMDAVIRYQSKSESVREIANSLGANQEVVRMWIKQAEYHGLAAFKKSYTSYTMQFKMDVLNNMNEMGISPNEAAVIFNISSPALIRTWRIKLNTVGLDALISKKKGRPSLKKKSSKPTKPTRTEDSTEALQAEIQRLRMENEYFKKVKCLSSKQRKITKKGKVKVIYELRQKYPVKALVAFAQIPRSTYYNVVKKLDQLDPDLDLKVEIQAIYDEHEGRYGYRRICDELANRQQKVNHKRVQRIMKELGLKCLVRMKKYKSYKGTIGKIASNILNRNFTSEVPNAKWVTDITEFKLFGEKLYLSPVLDLFNGEIITYTIGSRPTYSLVSEMLDQALERLPEDHQLLMHSDQGWHYQMKPYRTKLESRGIVQSMSRKGNCYDNSVMENFFGIMKSEFLYLKEFESLEYFKKELKKYIEYYNTKRMKAKFKMSPVEYRTHFNQAAY, encoded by the exons ATGGCTAAATTTACAAACGAACAAAAAATGGATGCAGTTATTAGATATCAAAGCAAATCGGAAAGTGTAAGGGAAATTGCTAATTCACTTGGGGCGAATCAAGAAGTTGTACGGATGTGGATTAAACAAGCTGAGTATCACGGGTTAGCCGCCTTTAAAAAGTCCTATACTTCCTACACTATGCAGTTTAAGATGGACGTACTTAATAATATGAACGAAATGGGGATATCTCCTAACGAAGCTGCAGTCATCTTTAATATTTCCTCTCCAGCATTAATTCGAACGTGGAGGATAAAGCTTAATACGGTAGGGTTAGATGCGCTCATTTCGAAGAAAAAGGGGCGTCCATCCTTGAAGAAAAAATCCAGTAAACCAACAAAGCCAACACGAACTGAAGACTCTACAGAAGCCCTTCAAGCAGAAATCCAACGTCTACGTATGGAGAATGAATACT TTAAAAAAGTTAAATGCCTTAGTTCAAAGCAAAGAAAAATCACCAAGAAAGGCAAAGTAAAGGTCATCTATGAATTAAGGCAGAAGTACCCAGTGAAGGCGCTTGTAGCATTCGCACAAATCCCACGTAGCACGTATTACAATGTAGTAAAGAAGTTGGATCAACTAGATCCAGATCTGGACTTAAAAGTGGAGATTCAAGCAATCTATGATGAACATGAAGGTCGTTATGGCTATCGACGCATTTGTGATGAACTAGCGAATCGCCAGCAAAAAGTGAATCATAAAAGGGTCCAGCGCATTATGAAAGAGTTAGGTTTAAAGTGCTTAGTACGCATGAAAAAATATAAATCGTACAAAGGTACGATAGGTAAAATCGCATCAAACATTTTAAATAGAAACTTCACATCGGAAGTACCTAATGCAAAATGGGTCACCGATATTACTGAGTTTAAATTATTTGGTGAGAAGCTTTATTTATCGCCTGTACTAGATTTATTTAATGGGGAAATTATTACGTATACCATTGGCTCAAGGCCAACGTATTCCCTTGTTTCAGAGATGTTAGATCAAGCTTTAGAACGTTTGCCAGAGGACCATCAGCTACTGATGCATTCTGATCAAGGCTGGCACTATCAAATGAAGCCCTATCGTACAAAGCTTGAATCTAGAGGAATTGTACAAAGTATGTCTCGTAAAGGTAATTGTTACGACAATTCAGTGATGGAAAATTTCTTCGGGATAATGAAATCAGAATTCCTCTATCTGAAGGAATTTGAAAGCTTAGAGTATTTCAAAAAAGAACTTAAAAAATATATCGAATACTACAACACGAAACGAATGAAAGCAAAATTTAAAATGAGCCCGGTAGAATACCGAACTCATTTTAATCAAGCTGCCTACTGA
- a CDS encoding DUF2179 domain-containing protein, which yields MLKILLFIFLIQIVYVSAYTLRMILTLKGQKYIAALISMGEIVIYVLGLNLVLKYLTQPSALIVYAVGYGLGVLLGAWIEEKIALGYVTVKVICNQMGGNVANALRDRGYGVTAWVGSGRDGDRLVMEILAKRKNQKLLYQTILELDPKAFVITVEPKQFHGGFWTRSIKK from the coding sequence TTGCTTAAAATATTGTTGTTTATCTTTTTGATCCAAATCGTGTATGTCTCGGCGTATACGCTTCGGATGATTCTGACACTCAAAGGACAGAAATATATCGCAGCCCTCATCAGCATGGGTGAGATCGTCATTTATGTACTGGGGCTGAATTTGGTCTTGAAGTACCTGACCCAACCGTCTGCATTGATCGTATATGCCGTAGGCTATGGCCTGGGTGTGTTGCTCGGAGCCTGGATTGAAGAAAAGATTGCGCTCGGTTATGTTACGGTTAAAGTGATCTGTAATCAGATGGGCGGGAATGTAGCCAATGCGCTGCGAGATAGAGGTTATGGGGTTACGGCCTGGGTAGGCAGTGGACGTGACGGAGATCGTTTGGTCATGGAGATTCTGGCGAAACGGAAAAATCAGAAATTGCTGTACCAGACCATTCTGGAACTGGACCCGAAGGCATTCGTAATCACCGTAGAACCGAAGCAGTTCCATGGCGGATTTTGGACACGCTCGATCAAAAAATAG
- a CDS encoding substrate-binding domain-containing protein → MRDIADKLGVSSVTVSKALNDKDGVSGELKEKIKVLAVQMGYRYNAAARSMKEGLTHNIGVIIPERFTGPTQSFYVRVFQRITKHLEDQGYYGILHILNGQDEEDLTLPKLYSDSKVDGFIVLGQISKEYIELVQSMDVPKMFLDFYDEHADIDSVVTDNFYAAYELTNVLVQQGHRRIAYVGNLYSTSSIQDRFLGYYKSLLEHRLPMNQELVLNDRDERGTFIEIDLPEQLPTAFVCNCDQVAHLLVQKLTSLGIQVPAQCSVVGFDNDIYATLSDPQLTTVEVDVEQMARTAVQSMLKKIDNPSRSFGRVHVKGNIIYRDSVSAAPASQDDELV, encoded by the coding sequence ATGCGGGATATCGCCGATAAGCTCGGAGTTAGCAGTGTGACGGTCTCGAAAGCATTAAATGATAAAGATGGCGTCAGTGGCGAATTGAAGGAAAAAATCAAAGTGCTTGCCGTTCAGATGGGCTATCGGTATAATGCTGCAGCCCGCTCGATGAAGGAAGGCTTGACTCATAATATAGGCGTTATTATCCCGGAGCGTTTTACCGGACCTACCCAATCGTTCTACGTACGCGTATTCCAGCGCATCACCAAGCATTTGGAGGACCAAGGATACTATGGTATTCTGCACATCTTGAATGGTCAGGACGAAGAGGATTTAACACTGCCCAAACTATACAGCGACAGCAAAGTGGATGGTTTCATTGTGCTTGGGCAGATCAGCAAAGAGTATATCGAGCTGGTGCAGTCGATGGACGTTCCCAAAATGTTTCTTGATTTCTACGACGAGCATGCGGATATCGATTCTGTCGTTACCGATAACTTTTACGCTGCTTACGAGCTGACCAACGTTCTGGTCCAGCAGGGACACCGACGTATTGCTTATGTCGGGAATCTATATTCTACAAGCAGCATTCAGGATCGATTCCTGGGATATTACAAATCATTGCTGGAGCATCGCTTGCCGATGAATCAGGAGCTTGTGCTTAACGACAGGGATGAGCGGGGTACGTTCATTGAGATCGATCTGCCCGAGCAGCTGCCGACGGCTTTTGTATGCAACTGTGATCAGGTCGCTCATTTACTCGTTCAGAAACTGACCTCCTTGGGGATACAGGTGCCCGCACAATGCTCCGTGGTTGGTTTCGATAACGATATCTATGCCACTCTCTCCGACCCCCAACTAACTACGGTTGAAGTCGATGTGGAACAGATGGCGCGCACGGCGGTTCAATCCATGCTCAAAAAGATTGATAACCCAAGCCGCAGCTTCGGACGCGTACATGTGAAGGGCAACATCATTTATCGTGATTCCGTGAGTGCTGCACCTGCCTCTCAGGATGATGAATTGGTTTAA
- a CDS encoding glycosidase: MIHPKYKELLEQQEQLLTRQNEIDPAFYNGVYDRYRYPVITRHHVPLHWRFDLDETTNPHFMERLGSNATLNPGAIYFNGKYVMVIRTEGLDRKSIFALAESDNGIDGFRFTGKPLVWEDIDAEETNQYDMRLVQHEDGWIYGIYCSERKDPEAPAFDTSSAVAQAGLVRTRDLVSWERLPNITTSSPQQRNVVLHPEFVDGKYAFYTRPQDGFISTGSGGGIAFGLCDDILNPVIAKETIIDERKYHTVYEVKNGQGPAPLKTDRGWIHIAHGVRNTAAGLRYVLYTFATDLNDPARIIAKPGGHFIAPYDDERVGDVSNVIFCNGAVVNEQGKVFIYYASSDTRCHVATTTLDKLVDYTFNTPADPYRSLDCASQRGDLIERNLELLQKQSV; the protein is encoded by the coding sequence ATGATACACCCAAAGTACAAGGAGTTACTGGAGCAGCAGGAGCAGCTGCTTACACGCCAAAATGAGATTGATCCTGCATTCTACAACGGTGTATATGATCGGTATCGTTATCCGGTGATTACTCGCCATCACGTGCCGCTCCACTGGAGATTCGATCTGGACGAAACGACCAACCCCCATTTCATGGAGCGCTTGGGCAGTAACGCTACACTTAATCCGGGAGCCATCTACTTCAATGGCAAATACGTGATGGTCATCCGAACCGAGGGATTGGACCGCAAATCGATCTTTGCTCTCGCTGAGAGCGACAACGGCATCGACGGATTCCGCTTCACGGGTAAGCCATTAGTGTGGGAAGACATCGATGCAGAAGAGACCAACCAATATGATATGCGACTCGTTCAGCATGAAGATGGCTGGATCTACGGCATCTACTGCTCTGAGCGCAAAGACCCCGAAGCTCCGGCATTTGATACGTCCAGCGCGGTGGCACAGGCAGGTCTTGTGCGCACACGCGATCTGGTTAGCTGGGAGCGACTGCCCAACATTACGACAAGCTCACCACAACAGCGGAATGTGGTTCTGCACCCGGAGTTTGTCGATGGCAAATATGCATTTTACACTCGCCCACAGGACGGATTCATCTCCACCGGCAGCGGCGGCGGAATCGCCTTTGGGCTGTGTGATGATATTCTGAATCCGGTTATTGCCAAGGAAACCATCATCGACGAGCGCAAATATCATACGGTATACGAAGTTAAAAACGGCCAGGGACCTGCCCCGCTCAAGACAGATCGCGGCTGGATTCACATTGCGCACGGGGTACGCAACACGGCTGCGGGTCTGCGTTATGTACTGTACACATTCGCCACGGATCTGAATGATCCGGCACGAATCATCGCCAAGCCGGGCGGGCATTTCATTGCACCTTATGACGACGAGCGTGTAGGCGATGTATCCAATGTTATTTTTTGCAACGGTGCGGTGGTTAATGAACAGGGTAAAGTCTTCATTTATTACGCATCCAGCGATACCCGCTGTCATGTGGCGACAACGACGCTGGATAAACTGGTTGATTACACCTTCAACACCCCGGCCGATCCGTACCGTTCCCTGGATTGTGCCAGCCAGCGTGGTGATCTGATCGAACGGAACTTGGAACTTTTGCAAAAACAATCGGTTTAA
- a CDS encoding carbohydrate ABC transporter permease codes for MNVHQLKYTLASLFKYASLILAAFIALVPIVVVLFASLKTNAEYATSSPLAPPANWLNFANYTKAFVDGNMLVGFKNTIIILIISIVGATLTGSMIAYVLDRFKFKGKKIMVAAFLLATLIPSVTTQVATFQIINALDLFNTRWAAIVMYLGTDIIAVYIFLQFLGSISNALDESAMLDGASYFTIYWKIILPLLKPAIVTVIIVKGVNIYNDFYTPFLYMPKTDLQVISTALFKFKGPFGSQWEVISAGIMIAIIPTMIIFLLLQKYIYNGFAQGSVK; via the coding sequence ATGAACGTGCATCAACTTAAATACACCCTTGCGAGCCTATTCAAATATGCCTCACTTATTCTTGCCGCGTTCATTGCGCTTGTACCCATCGTTGTGGTGCTGTTTGCATCGCTTAAGACCAACGCCGAATATGCAACGAGCAGTCCGCTTGCCCCACCAGCCAACTGGCTGAACTTTGCGAACTATACCAAGGCTTTTGTGGACGGCAACATGCTGGTCGGTTTCAAAAATACGATTATTATCCTGATCATATCCATCGTGGGTGCGACTTTAACGGGCTCCATGATCGCTTACGTGCTGGATCGTTTCAAGTTTAAAGGTAAAAAAATCATGGTTGCCGCGTTCCTGCTCGCTACCCTGATACCCAGTGTTACGACACAGGTCGCCACATTCCAGATTATTAACGCCCTGGATCTGTTCAACACCCGCTGGGCAGCCATTGTGATGTATCTGGGGACAGATATCATTGCCGTGTATATTTTCCTCCAGTTCCTGGGTTCCATCTCCAATGCACTCGATGAATCCGCCATGCTGGATGGGGCCTCCTACTTCACAATCTACTGGAAAATTATTTTGCCCTTGCTGAAACCGGCGATTGTTACGGTCATCATCGTAAAAGGGGTCAACATCTATAACGATTTCTACACACCGTTTCTATACATGCCAAAGACCGATTTGCAGGTCATATCTACTGCCTTGTTCAAATTCAAGGGGCCATTCGGTTCCCAGTGGGAGGTTATCAGCGCAGGCATTATGATTGCCATTATTCCAACGATGATCATCTTCCTGCTGTTACAGAAGTACATCTACAACGGCTTCGCCCAAGGCTCTGTGAAATAA
- a CDS encoding glycoside hydrolase family 130 protein, which yields MTVVKPKNVHIVGDALPNMPWEDKPEGTEGPVWRHSANPVVPRNPVKGVARIFNSAVVPYEGKFIGVFRAETINGRPHLHMGLSEDGLSWTIEEERIPFVDENGDPFMPNYAYDPRLVKVEDTYYIIWCTDFYGAALGLAKTDDFKTFVRLENPMLPFNRNGVLFPRKINDNYVMLSRPSDSGHTPFGDIFLSESPDLVYWGKHRHVMSKGGQGWWQSVKIGGGPAPIETSEGWLMFYHGVTGTCNGFVYSMGAVILDLDEPSKVKYRSSNFVLTPEKWYEEQGFVDNVIFPCATLHDAETGRIAIYYGAADTYVGVAYTTVEEIVNYVIETDEVIAGDREEGKL from the coding sequence ATGACAGTTGTTAAACCGAAAAACGTACACATTGTTGGAGATGCCCTGCCGAATATGCCTTGGGAGGATAAACCGGAGGGAACAGAAGGGCCGGTCTGGAGACATTCAGCCAATCCGGTCGTGCCGCGTAACCCGGTCAAAGGAGTTGCCCGCATTTTTAACAGTGCCGTTGTTCCTTATGAAGGAAAGTTCATTGGTGTGTTCCGCGCCGAAACGATTAATGGTCGTCCGCACCTGCATATGGGTTTGAGTGAAGACGGTCTTTCATGGACGATTGAAGAGGAGCGCATTCCTTTTGTGGATGAGAACGGAGATCCCTTCATGCCGAACTATGCATACGATCCGCGTCTGGTTAAGGTGGAAGACACGTATTATATCATCTGGTGTACCGATTTTTACGGGGCCGCACTTGGTCTGGCGAAGACGGATGATTTCAAAACGTTTGTCCGTCTCGAGAACCCCATGCTTCCCTTTAACCGCAACGGTGTGTTGTTCCCTCGCAAAATCAATGACAACTACGTCATGCTGTCCAGACCAAGCGACAGCGGCCACACGCCGTTCGGCGACATTTTCCTGAGTGAAAGTCCTGATCTTGTGTACTGGGGCAAGCATCGCCATGTCATGAGCAAAGGCGGACAGGGATGGTGGCAATCGGTCAAGATTGGCGGCGGTCCTGCTCCGATTGAAACATCTGAAGGCTGGCTGATGTTCTACCATGGTGTCACCGGAACATGCAACGGATTTGTATACAGCATGGGTGCAGTCATTCTGGATCTGGATGAGCCATCGAAAGTAAAATATCGCTCCTCGAATTTCGTGCTGACCCCTGAGAAATGGTATGAGGAGCAAGGCTTTGTGGACAATGTCATCTTCCCATGCGCTACACTGCATGATGCGGAGACAGGTCGAATCGCCATTTATTATGGAGCTGCAGATACGTATGTTGGCGTGGCTTATACCACCGTGGAAGAGATCGTAAATTACGTCATCGAGACGGACGAAGTTATCGCCGGAGACCGCGAGGAAGGCAAGCTGTAA
- a CDS encoding AGE family epimerase/isomerase — translation MTNSSDIRTEIKEHWEGHILPFWSALKDHTHGGFYGWVANDLQVDSLAPKGGIATARQLWSFAAAYRVTGNEIWLDHAEHAYRFLADHVLDTEFGGMYWMVDAEGAPLDTSKHVYTQSFGVYSLSEYYRATGDASALELAKTLFALIEDKGLNAELPAYKEQFDRFWNEQPNEMLSENGVMADYTMNTHIHVLEAYTTLYRVWPDQQVRAALERLLGILYERVYDKNTKFLGVFFNKAWEPIIDLQSFGHDIEASWLIDDALRVLGLDQHPEYSAMVTDIAYNISNVAVQADGSLMNEQEGTHVDEKRIWWVQAEAMVGFYNAYQRTGDPMFLERVNRLWAYTKEHIIDRRAGGEWYWSVDGDGVPDQSEIAGPWKCPYHNSRFCIELIERMG, via the coding sequence ATGACGAACAGTAGTGACATCCGGACTGAAATAAAAGAACACTGGGAAGGACATATTTTGCCATTCTGGTCTGCCCTCAAGGACCATACCCACGGCGGATTCTATGGTTGGGTTGCCAATGATCTTCAGGTCGACTCTCTCGCTCCCAAAGGTGGAATCGCCACGGCACGACAGCTGTGGTCTTTTGCAGCAGCTTACCGGGTAACCGGAAATGAAATCTGGCTTGATCACGCAGAACACGCCTACCGTTTTCTGGCGGACCATGTCCTTGATACGGAATTTGGCGGCATGTATTGGATGGTGGATGCCGAGGGAGCTCCACTCGATACGAGTAAACATGTGTATACGCAATCCTTCGGGGTGTATTCACTGAGCGAGTACTACCGTGCTACTGGGGATGCCTCTGCTTTGGAACTTGCTAAAACGCTTTTTGCTCTGATTGAGGATAAAGGCCTCAATGCAGAATTACCTGCGTATAAGGAACAATTCGACCGCTTCTGGAATGAACAGCCGAATGAAATGCTGAGTGAGAACGGCGTGATGGCGGATTACACGATGAATACACATATCCATGTGCTGGAGGCCTATACCACCCTCTACCGAGTATGGCCGGATCAGCAGGTGAGAGCGGCGCTAGAACGCCTGCTCGGCATCTTGTATGAACGGGTGTATGACAAGAACACGAAGTTTCTCGGGGTATTTTTCAACAAGGCATGGGAACCCATTATCGATCTGCAATCCTTCGGGCATGACATTGAAGCCAGCTGGCTAATTGACGACGCGTTGAGAGTGCTGGGGCTGGATCAACACCCGGAGTACTCTGCGATGGTGACGGATATTGCCTATAACATCTCCAATGTGGCTGTACAGGCCGACGGCTCTCTGATGAACGAACAAGAGGGAACTCATGTGGATGAGAAACGGATATGGTGGGTGCAGGCAGAGGCGATGGTCGGCTTCTATAACGCCTATCAGCGTACTGGCGACCCTATGTTTCTGGAGAGAGTGAACCGCTTGTGGGCATATACGAAGGAACATATTATCGATCGTCGTGCTGGCGGGGAATGGTACTGGTCGGTAGACGGAGACGGCGTTCCGGATCAGAGTGAAATTGCCGGACCATGGAAATGCCCGTATCACAATAGCAGGTTTTGTATTGAACTAATCGAGAGGATGGGATAA
- a CDS encoding glycoside hydrolase family 113, which translates to MEYIKGFTFGWMSGRGEFRKPEAKESLRLMAERTGSSHVIFALAALQDHPQAVEVKYRGEHMVEDDELLDMIRYARTLGLRVILKPTVNCTDGTWRAHINFFDIDVPCEPKWKDWFRSYTAYQKHYAAIAEQEKCEMFIVGCEMVQSERRSAEWREVIAAVREVYSGLVSYNTDKYQEGHVTWWDAVDVISSSGYYPIGDWEAQLDRIEQEIAPYEKPFFFAEAGCPSRSGSAQVPNDWGLEGEVSAEEQERFYEAMFRHASQREWVRGFGLWDWSASLYQEKNALTDDGYGVYGKPAERVIRRFYERLSVEV; encoded by the coding sequence ATGGAGTACATTAAGGGATTTACATTTGGCTGGATGAGCGGCAGAGGGGAATTCCGTAAACCGGAAGCCAAAGAGTCTCTGCGCCTGATGGCTGAACGAACGGGCAGTTCACATGTCATCTTTGCGCTGGCGGCACTCCAAGACCACCCGCAGGCGGTGGAAGTGAAGTATCGGGGAGAGCATATGGTGGAGGATGACGAATTGCTGGACATGATTCGTTACGCCCGCACCCTTGGGCTGCGCGTGATTTTGAAACCAACCGTTAATTGCACCGATGGCACGTGGCGTGCACACATTAACTTTTTTGATATTGATGTGCCGTGTGAGCCGAAGTGGAAGGACTGGTTCCGCAGTTATACCGCTTATCAGAAGCACTATGCAGCCATTGCGGAGCAGGAGAAATGCGAGATGTTTATCGTTGGCTGCGAGATGGTACAGTCCGAGCGTCGAAGCGCGGAATGGCGCGAGGTGATTGCGGCTGTACGTGAGGTGTACTCCGGACTTGTGTCATACAATACGGACAAGTATCAGGAAGGTCATGTCACATGGTGGGATGCAGTGGATGTGATCTCATCGAGCGGATATTATCCCATCGGAGACTGGGAAGCGCAGCTGGACCGTATTGAACAGGAGATTGCACCTTACGAGAAACCCTTTTTCTTCGCCGAAGCAGGCTGTCCCAGCCGCAGTGGATCGGCACAGGTGCCGAACGATTGGGGGCTTGAGGGCGAAGTGAGTGCCGAAGAACAGGAGCGTTTCTACGAAGCCATGTTCCGGCATGCCAGCCAGCGGGAATGGGTACGCGGATTCGGACTATGGGACTGGAGTGCGAGCCTGTATCAGGAAAAGAATGCCCTGACCGATGATGGTTACGGCGTGTATGGTAAACCGGCGGAGCGTGTTATTCGTCGTTTCTATGAAAGGTTGTCGGTCGAAGTTTAG